In Ciconia boyciana chromosome 5, ASM3463844v1, whole genome shotgun sequence, the DNA window CAGGATCATTTTCAGAGTCCGCAAAACTGGctgacagggttttttttgaaagtggTGAGTCATTATCTAACAGGAACGTTCTTCTGGTCTTCCACAGGGACTGGTATTTCGAGTCCGGGGGCTAATTTATTCAGTGATTACATAAATGTGAATCAAAACTGAttaaaatttgcagatgacaaagAATGGTGAATAATAAGGATATAGCAGCTCTGGAATGTGATTTACATTACTTGGTAAGTCAagcacatttaaatatttcagagctgCAAATTGCAAATTACACTTAAGAGCAAGAAATATAAAACATGCTCCTAGCAGTCTGGCAAGCAGTATTGCTAGAAGCATTGAGAGATCACAAATAGATGGGTATCTTGACTATATTTTCCAGTGCAATGCTGCAGAACAGCTAATTTTATCTTTGAATGTTTAGACAGAAGGACAATGGTTAAGAGGAAGGATGTAGTTATAACCACCAAGGTGGTATTAGAGAGAATGATCTGGACACGCACTTCTGATATCTACAGCTGAAACAAGACATCAGAGACAAGCCACAGAAGTGATTAGAGAAATAGAGGAAATGCCTTACTGCAGAGGACACGATATAATCCAGTTAGCTGGTGAAAAATACAGTTGAAAAACAATTTGACTGCTGTGTTTATTACcttcacagacagaaaattcTAGCAAGAACCAATGGCAAAAAGGTGCCTTCTCCTTGGACTTGCCAGTTACAGGTTTCAATGGCTGAGATTTACCAGAAGGCTGCAGCTGACGGAGAGGCAGCAGTAATGGGATGGAGATTTGGAGGCAATGAACTGGACACTGTAGTTAGCAATACCTATCTGTAGCCATAATATGTAGGTTTCAATAACataatttttcaacaaaaattaatgttaaaaatctAGAAACAtcacacttttctttaaaattacctTAAAACACTCAGCAGTAACTTATTATAAACTcagtaaggaaaataaatgtagtcCTATAATCTACAAAAATCATCATAATATCAATCATTATTAGTATTTTCTGGCAAGCTGTGCTGTAATTTAAACCTCCTTATTTAGTATTTCACATCAGCAGCCAAAAGCAGTTGATTATTTTGCAATCCTAATCTTAACAATTTATTGTACTTTTCCAGTTTCCATgttttttgacagaaaacacaagaaattaaTGCATCGCTTTCATAAGACTTAATTATTGTCATATCCTAAGAAACACTACAAACTGTTATTTTCCACAGATGAGCCTTAATTAAACTAAACTGGACTTTCAGGAAAAGATTAAGCTGTGAAAAATGTTGCTCCCTCACTTATTGCCCTATCCTACCACTTTCAGGAGCTAAATCTGTCTCCTTGCTGAAGAGGATAAAGGACAACAGATTGTGTAAGGTTTTGTTGCGCCTTGTCAAGAGCCAGAAACTGCCACCCGTATGttgctctcatttttttctattgcacAAAAACCTTAGTTTTCAGAACTACACATACTCTCTAGTCTCTCTCACTAaataggggggggggggaaatcagtGAAGTCTTATTTAATAAAGGcctaaaaccacagaaacataATTGCCTAACATAGTTTTTAATATGCATGAAAGATACATAGTAATGAGGTCATTTACTAGCCAGCATCATGGTCAGTAATAAATACAAGGTCCTGCATTTGAAAGGGGCTGGGGTGGTGACAAAATGTAGGTCTATCTGAGTCCTGCAGCACAACAAGCCTGTGGTTTTCAAATGCAAGTTCCTGTGTTGAGAGAGGTCCAGTGGACAcattttttcagccaaaaataaatttataaagcACAGCTTGCATAATTCTCTAGGGATTTGTTAAAGAAGGAGGATCAAAAGCAATGATAGGATCATGTTCTACTACAAGGATGTATGTAAAATAACCCAAAAAACTGAAATAGCAATGGgtgacagaaaaatacagattcaggtcatgagaaaagaacaaaaaatgcCCCATACACACCGTACCTAAGAAGATGGCACATGTAATGTGTTAAAATTACATTGTTTTCAAAACCTCTTGAAGAACAGAATATACATCGTAACTTTTTAAGTCATCCTATCAAACTTTCAGTGCTCTGATTGAGCTCCCCAATAGCTGAGGAGACACCAAGCTTTTACAGATACCTTTACCAGAGTATCTAAGCAATTGGCTCACAGTTGTACACAATTTTGTGACAGTGTGTGTATACGCACAAGCCAGCGGGCTGAGAACCAGTGAATAGAATCATGTACACAGGGAAAATCTGAAGCACTGAAAGCTCCTCATATTTCAGGCTAGGGGTTCAGTAAAATAAAGCTAAGTatagctgcagctgcaggatgaGAGTGGGAGTTGACAAAGCAAAGAGGATAATGGCCATCTTTGAAATCTGATTAAGGAGGTCGCTTCCACCATGGAGAGTTCAGGCTGGCAGTGCATATGGATTCAGGAAGTCTTAAGTACCAGTCCCCGCTAAAAACTGAACAATACAGGGATTTCAGCGTCCATTCACCTGCCACAGTCAAgtatttttacttccttttagagggaaggggaagaggaagaacaaatTTCAACAGGGATACAGACACAGAAGTAAAAGCTTCTACAAAACACATGCAGAAGAGGAATCTGAACCGCTCCCACATGTCAAGTAATGTTTTAATCACTCTCAATATCATTAACACCTTCGCTGATCTCATCTGCACTTTCACAGGACTGCCTGTTTTGAGCATTACATCAGACTGCATACGAAGCACCATAAAAATTCAGGTTGTTTTGAGTAAGGAAAACACTGTAAGCATCTCTAAAGCACTTACAGGGTAGATGAAGTAGTATTTGAAGTCTGAAGAGCAGctgacattaaaatacaaaatgcaagaTCTTTATAAGGGTTTAAGCCCTTCTTAAATACTTCCACTGTTATTTCCTGTGCAACAGACAAATATTTAGAGTAGATTCAACAATATTAGACTACTGTTTCTATTACTAGTACAACTCAAGTAGTAGATTTTGAGATTCTAGTCTGTGAAAGCTGCAGCTTAACTTGAGAATGCACTTGGCCCAGAAGTTGTCGCTACACTCAGTAGCTATGTATCCAAGTCCTTCGAAACACAAACCAGCAGAATTTACAAGATGTTctacatttccatttcttactGCTGTCTCTGTAAGTAGTTTGCAGATGGAACTGTTGTAGATCATACTACCAGAAATAATGCTTCTTCATTAAAGATGAACAGAGTAAGACGCTATATCCTACATGTTTTTATCAcaactttatattaaaaaacatatgAACGGTATAATACACGCATCAAACCAAACCACATTTATTTCATCAGTCACAAGTGCAAATATAGCAACAAGTCAGTTCAGCAAATTACAACATACAGAGAAGAATGTAATGTAAATGCTAAGTACACTGACAGACCAACTtcaaaagagcagcaaaaaactgtttcttcaaataaaaacttCTATTCTTTTCACCTATAATCTAAAATAACATAATAAATCTAGATCAGGAATGTCTCTGCTAACTCATGTTTATCCAGGTATTCTGTTACTAACGGTTCATATTATCCAGTGTGCAAATGGCCTGTCCAAGCTTCCTATTAAcagatgttttggttttaagcaGCTCTTACccaatatttaaataatacagtGCTGATACCAGTTAATATGTTCTGCTATTTGATATTACaaatttaagaatatatatttaaaaaaactaagTCCAATTTCAGTGTACATATAACTCTGCCTGTGGGcaacattaaagagaaaattgaaattcccccccccccccaaaaaaaaaaaaagaaaaaaaggatagaCACAAGTCATCTCAGTTTTTTTGCATCATCTTTAAATCTGTAGTTAAAATATATGCAGTACTTACatataaaatagaaagcatTCCCATTAGGAAGATACTGCAGTGTAATTAGCCGTTTTTCCCTACCACTTAGTAGCCAAGGAACAAGATTTATGCTTAACACCCAATCACtattttgctttacagaaaagcaaaagttgaCTACCAGTATTAGCATCAGAATTTTTACACTGGAAATTTAGTTAGCCTTCTTCTTCGTTATGAGTTGttgcttcttctctttttctttataggCAATGAATTGAGAGTCTGTACCAAAGATTCTGTCCCACCACGTGAAGGTTGAAGCGTAATTGCCGATAAAGTTCATGTGATGGAAATCATGAAAACGGGCCCCAGCATAGAAAGGCACCAAATGAAGAGGGTTCAGTGGAACATCATAGCCACTACAAGGGAGGAGGcgggggaaagaaaaaaaaaagcaactatagtaattatttttctcagatataaatgacaaaacaaacagaGACAATAACttgttgtttttataaaataaaaatattttttttggtaTTACAAGGCCCCGAGGTAATCACTGTAACACTGGCTTAACAGGAAAACAGGATCCCTCCTATCCCAGCCAAATGCTTCTGTAAACTACCCCACAATGGCTTTGCCACTTGCTGAACTTTTCAGCTCAGTTTATTAGGCAACACAAGAAAATTTAAGCAAGTCACCTAAAAAATCACAGTGGCTGACTTCCTGCTGGCTGAGCAGCTTTACCTGACTCCAGAATGACATTAGGAAGGAGGAACAAGAAATAACACTATCTTTTAGTGACAAGCTGTGAACATCAGGTCAGCTGCTCATCAAACAGCATCTCAAATCAACTACAATTGTAGTATTTCTACTCTTAATTTTCAGCTTACTGCAAGTtcttcaaatgtttaaaattcaaaatatataattaatgttAAAACCAGAAGAGTTTGCTTTAGAAGGATTTCAACTCTTTTGCTTAGTAGTACTGGAAAGCATCTTACCACCACCTAGTGGGGACAGTGCAAGGTAATTTGTTATAAACACCTCATGTGGACAACAAACTAAAAGGAGATTAATATTCTGCATCAATTACTTTATGACATGTCACAACATATACTTCTCAGTTGACAACCAATATGTAACTAAACCAGCAATGATGTGTACAATGAGTTGATTAGTAGTAGCTCATGTTCCACTAAAACACTTGACACTGAGCTTACAGCAAGACACTATATGCTTCATAATATATTTACAGATGCAAGGTCAACTGTAATACTAGCATTTCAAAAAATGAACTCTgactttccctttcctcttgaAAGAAAGCTCATTCATTTGCAGATGAACCCAACTAAGCCTACTGAGATTTGTGTTAGCATTTCAGAGCCAAATTTGAAAGAAGACAGTTATACTACAGCGACAAGAAGTCTTGCCCTTTGTATCtaccataaataaataaataaaagctatttatttatttatttaaaagacagacaGTGGTTGTATAGCCTAAAGTTTCTCTTGTCCAGGAAAACTGGCTGACAAAGTATTAAATGGAATATCGTATTTTGTAATTGATTTTTGGTGTTCTAATATGCATAAGGTCACTTGTACACCAAATATCAAGCGCCAGATACCCTAATGAGGCACCTAGCTTCTGAAACCCTCCTCGAGATGCTCTAGCTACAGTCTACACTCTTTTAATCACCAACATTTGCTATTAACACTCCcccaaaacagaagacagtgtAACTGTTCAGATTGTGTCACTCTTTGTAAAATgcataaaagcatttcagtgcaaaataaacagtaaagTTCAGTGAAAGAGACAGGTGAGTTTAAGACAGACttagggagaagagaaaaagcaattattaaaaagcaataaagattTCACCTGTGTACGTCAATGGTTTCCATCAAGCGACATATCACCCATGCCCACAGAAGAATCACATGGTTACAGAAAACAACAATTCCAATAAAAAAGCCAGTTCCAAGGATAAGTGTTTCCAGAGGATGTGCATATTCTGCTTGCATTCCAAATGGAGACTAGAAAGAGATAATAGACAGGAAAACTGTCACCATTTTTGATTTTCTATACCCCCAAATCGGAATCACCATTTTGTGGTACTCTCCCCTTCCCATTACCGCACAAGACTACAATAGGACAAACGGAATGATGTTGTGGGTAAAGGGAATGGTCTGACTGAGCAAGGGCCTTAACACAGGTGTTCAGCTCCTCgttgggaaaacagaaaacagtattcCAAGGTCATAAGGATTATCATTCCATTAGTGATTCCAAACACTTCACTACTAGTTGAAAAGTTGAAAACTTTCCTTTAGGCTTACCATTACCCAAGGCCAAAGCATTATTTCAGGAATATCAGAAGTGTTTGGGAAGCTCCTATCAGCTTTGCTATACATCCAGTCttggaagcagaagaaagaaggaagccAAAATATTCTCAGAGTCAGGATTCacttagaaatttattttaaaaataatttaaaatcccCCCTCATCTTTGAcaatttttaagataaattctTACTGTTCAAATATTATTATGagattgaaataaaacattttcttttctttatatatgtatatatattttttaatatatacacacaccacCCCCAGTCATTCCTACATTTGGtttacaaaaaaacaaattCCATAGAGAGTTTTCAAAAGTAGACCACCATAGaaagataataatttaaaaaaatttaaccTAATGCTCAAGGTTATAAGTTTGATtatcaggtaaaaaaaaaaaagtccacttCAGCTTAAGGGCGATTTTAGTATCATCACCTTTTACTATCAGGGAAAGTTTTTAGTGCAACAGCCATTAGCCTACAGATCGCTTCCATGTGAACTGCTAACTACTCAAGAATAATGGCCAGAAGCTGCTCCTGCTAGAGACCTGAGAGGTTGCcaagagcaagaggaaaacagcggctgctgctgcagaagtaCGTACATATGCATGCATCAATCAATACAAAACTTCTCTATTATTGCAGCCTGTATAAACCACCCCGACCCAGTAGCTTGCAGTTTACTTTAGGCATAGTACAAGTTATACACTGAAACACAGCAGTAGACACAGTAGCACTGACTTCTGTGATCCAGAGACAGTGCCATCTAAACACAGCTACACCAACTATAAGGTGTAAGCACTGCTGGACCCTACCTGGCTCAGAGCAGTGCTACCTCCAGCCAAGCATGGCTCATTACCTTGTGCTCAATGGCAGCTCCAACACTGCTAAATGCAGAACCATCCAAAATATCTCTGTACTGCACTGTGCTCTCGATGCAGTATTCACACAACTGGCTATACTGCTTCCAGAAGCTTATATCCAAAGCTATAATCCTTCCCTGAATCATGTATCTTGCACGTATCATGCACACACCCAGGCCGTGCAGAAGCCACCTGTCTGGATCGTGGTCTGGGCGTTAGTACGCTCTGGGTAACAACCTAGGTGGTGGAGAACTGACGAAccatcaaaaccagaaacccACTGTTTCCCCCTCCCCTAGCAATCAAGCATGTAATACACTCTTAAAAGCTTGCTTTCACCTAGCTCAACAGGTATGATTAAACTTCAAAAGAGCCGAGTGCCACCTTTCATTCcattaaatgaaacagaattacAGGAggtgttttcagaaacaaaatggatTACTGTTTTTGACAAAGAGCTCAAGAAAAGACATCTATCCCACTGTCAGAGGGATGTAAAATCCTTAAGCCTTTCAAATAAGACCTTTAAATAAGTTGTATGAAACCGCATATACTAAgaactactaaaaaaaaagaatcagggAATACATACAACAAACTCATGGTGAACCTTATGGATATACTTGTATATTCTCTTGTGATGCAGCAATCTATGCAGGAAATAGTGCCAGGCATCCTCAATCACTGCACATCCAAAACACTGGGCAACCAGaatatacctttaaaaatgagaagagcTATTAGTTATAGAATAAACTAGCAGATGCACAATCTTGAAAGATAAAATAGCTATACACTAGTAAGGGTGGGAAATGTTTATGTGTATTACTGACTGAATAACAGTGCATTGACACTACCCTTTTaatatactaaaaatattaattgccaAGCACGTTAGTCCTTGTATCTATCAGCTCATCTGTTGATGTGCTGAAGTGAATTAGCAAGCAGTTCAGCAACTGTCATTTCAATATTACAGTCTATAAAGAACATCCATAGACTGTATAAGATGTAGATATAAAAACATAGAGCTGCATCAGCTACTAAACcagatagaaaataaatttccaagAAACACAAGCTTCTACTGCAAAGAACAgctatcagaagaaaaaaaaaatgaaaaggtattTATAActaattcagttttgtttaaaagtctGTCAGTTTAGTGCAAAAAAGGAGAATGTGAAGCAGGCGGTACATTCTCTCCCTTAAGGAACACACTGCTGCTATGATATAAAACTAGGTGGAGCAACGAAACACTTGGGAGGAATCAAAAaatgttgtattaaaaaaacccaggaagTCCAATATTTAACCCATACCATCATGAATCTTGCTTTGCTTCCATAAACTCCCTCCTAATCTCCTCTTCTTCCGAGTATCAGAACAATTTGgggccattttaaaaaaaaaaaatctagaaagcTCTAATTAGCTCTTCTAGCAGTTAAGCATCAACAGAAGCAAGATTAACAAACGCCGTTTTCATTGCCAAAAAATTATTGTGTGCTAGAGTTGACGACACTATTTGTCAAATATTCTGCCTCCAACTGTATGTAACTCAGCATCAACATACAAGAAAAATTTACCTACCATCTAGGCATCTCTTCCCACTCATATGGGATGTTAAAATACTCTGTAAAATAATAGGTGCCACAAATCAGAGGAAGCTGAATGAAAAAGTGATTGAAGAGGAGTGTTTTGAAACACTTCCACTGTTTTTCCCATGTTTCTGGTTTATCCtaagaagaagcaaaaagaatCAGTTGTGTTACATACTTCTATTGCACATAACTGAAGTGCtgcaaaaattactttggaagCAGTTTCATTTCTCCTTGGAAAACAGATAGCAGATCCTCCCATAATACAAATTAACTCAGGCAATACAAATCACATGGGATTGGATTCAGTTTTATCAAAACCTCTTGTTTTTCTAAGCTAGCTTTCTGTGAAATTTAAAGTAAGTCTCTCTTAACAGAGGCTATCTTTGCCAGTCGTCTCAAACTATTCTtgttatttcagtgtttgtaaTTAGCAGAAACACTTCATATTCAACAGTTTAACACAAATCGAAGTTTGTATTTCCACAGCTAAAATAATAGAATGTATTTCCATAGCTAAAATAATACAAAGGGAAGCTGAAGATATAAGCTtgtgaataaataaattgtcTTGAAAACATCCAGGTTTTGCTGGGAGACATTTTACCCATTACTTCAATAATTTCAGAAGCtggtattatttatttgtaattcaTATTACAAGGAACTAGGCAAAACCAATCATTTTTAGATACTGGATGTGCCTTTGCTACCAATTAGGATTGTGCAGTCCATCCTAGGCTTTCTCCATtgttaaaatacttcaaaatctTTTCAAGAGGGCGTGCATAGATAGACTTTGAAAGAAACGCTATTAAATAAGCACACCATGTAATTCTCTCATAATACTAAGACACACCCCTACCACCAGATGCTGTGATTCTACTATACCTTCCCCTGCTAATACATAAACTTACATGGAGAAAATTTAACTTTGCTAACATAAGAGATTGACATACCCTTTTCTCTCTATACCACCATAGTGGAAAGGATACCCTCCCTCAGAAATaactcctttccttccccaaaatccacttctctttctctcctcacaCACATTGTAATTTTGCTCTGTCACTTCCAGGATGACCACAGTGATAGAAGAAACAGGGTCATATAAATTGCAAACTAGGATACTGCTGTTACACATTCTACTTCCCATATTCCAAGACAAATCAGGAAGCACATAGTTCACAACTTTGTCTTACCTGCTGAATTTTGTACTTCTGCATGTACGGTATGAACTGAAAGACAAATCCAGGTACACAGAGCAAGAAGTATGAAACTTCATGAACTATAAGTGATCCCCAAGTCGCAATCTGGAACTTTGTGTAGTTATCCAGCATATAATTCCaggcatttttaaatggttgcTGTAAGGGATTGTCAGGCAAGAAAGAGTCTATATATTCCACCGCCAGATAAGCAGAGTTCAAGATATTAATGCTGTCGTTCATTGCCATTGTTCAAACACAAAGCATCACAATTACAGTTCTTCTACAGTTGTCTATAAGTAACCTgaaaattttgagaaaaatt includes these proteins:
- the MSMO1 gene encoding methylsterol monooxygenase 1 — protein: MAMNDSINILNSAYLAVEYIDSFLPDNPLQQPFKNAWNYMLDNYTKFQIATWGSLIVHEVSYFLLCVPGFVFQFIPYMQKYKIQQDKPETWEKQWKCFKTLLFNHFFIQLPLICGTYYFTEYFNIPYEWEEMPRWYILVAQCFGCAVIEDAWHYFLHRLLHHKRIYKYIHKVHHEFVSPFGMQAEYAHPLETLILGTGFFIGIVVFCNHVILLWAWVICRLMETIDVHSGYDVPLNPLHLVPFYAGARFHDFHHMNFIGNYASTFTWWDRIFGTDSQFIAYKEKEKKQQLITKKKAN